The following DNA comes from Legionella sp. PATHC032.
AGTTCAACAGGCAGAAAAAAGGTAGAGATAACAAAAACCAGAATGGCGACAATTAAGCCTCTAAGCACACCTCCTATCACATAACCTAATAATAGAAGCCCGTGATGCATGGGACTAATCAACATTTCCTCTATGCTTTTTTGAAATCTTACACTGAATAGTGAATTAGAGACGTTTCCATAGGAATTAATAATAACAGACATCATAATTAATCCAGGGGCTATGAACTGTGGGTAATCCACACCCTCAATATCACCAATACGAGGTCCAATCAAACTGCCAAAAATTAGAAAATATAACGTTGTAGTGATTACTGGTGGTAAAAACACTTGGCTCGAAATGCGAAACATACGAACCAGTTCGCGTCTTACCAGAGTATAAAGGGCAATGAGTTGATATTTAAACGCCATTTTTAATAAG
Coding sequences within:
- a CDS encoding ABC transporter permease, with amino-acid sequence MAFKYQLIALYTLVRRELVRMFRISSQVFLPPVITTTLYFLIFGSLIGPRIGDIEGVDYPQFIAPGLIMMSVIINSYGNVSNSLFSVRFQKSIEEMLISPMHHGLLLLGYVIGGVLRGLIVAILVFVISTFFLPVELDHLPMTLVVVVLVAAIFSLAGFTNAMIARNFDDIMLIPTFILTPLTYLGGVFYSINMLPPFWQKISLFNPILYMVNALRHTMIDQEEVSMTLAMIIISLMLLALTAGNMILLKKGVGFRE